In the genome of Flavobacterium panacagri, one region contains:
- a CDS encoding TonB-dependent receptor plug domain-containing protein, with protein sequence MKYIIMLLFLGMSVKAQNSHAHHDSIKNLEEVKVKSAAKKKIETEMKMAVSVDEYLSSADNISFIKRGAYAWEPLLNNMSTERSTVTIDGMHIFGACTDKMDPITSYVESNNLSAIDIKSGQEGSLHGSTIAGSIDLKRKSTTFGLAKKWNGAYQSGFEFNNKQFFNLGNVAYSGEKFVAEGSISYRKAADYYDGNDDEVKHSQYKKFNTSLGFAYKTSDLSAVRLDAIFDMAKDVGYPALPMDLSLSRALITSASYKQLFEDGLVKVIDSKIYFNAIEHYMDDTTRPENLVHMDMPGWSTTYGLVSKANLKKNSYSSEIQLNAYDNLSIAEMRMYPQDRSKRTMFAYSWPWVTTRYAGLSMNNSWELSEKSQVNLGGSLGVNYNYSKYVEFNWIFHPGAPQEKTRFLPSLHAGYNLNIDQFNFSVGTGYGHRAPSVSEGYGYYIYNSFDRYDYIGNPDLKNEISYEGNASAGFKNERLSIQGKLNYFYIENYIIGRILSMGSPMNYQSVGVKGYTSLDYAKLLNMSINASYDILEHLHWNGTLTYARGMDNNGGNLPFIRPLSYLTSLHFMHKNFGIQTSVNGDFEQINYSPEYGEDLTGAYVIWNLSANYSFKINQMKTVVQVGAENLLNEYYSTYADWGNIPRMGRNIFTSLKFNF encoded by the coding sequence ATGAAATATATAATAATGTTACTTTTTTTGGGAATGTCAGTAAAAGCTCAAAATTCTCATGCACATCACGACAGTATCAAAAACTTAGAAGAAGTAAAAGTAAAAAGTGCGGCCAAAAAGAAAATTGAAACCGAAATGAAAATGGCGGTTTCTGTAGATGAGTATTTGTCTTCGGCAGATAATATCAGTTTTATCAAACGTGGTGCTTATGCGTGGGAACCATTGTTGAACAATATGAGCACAGAACGTTCTACAGTAACCATTGACGGAATGCATATTTTTGGAGCTTGTACTGATAAAATGGATCCCATTACGTCTTATGTAGAAAGCAATAATCTTTCGGCAATTGATATCAAATCAGGACAGGAAGGAAGTTTACACGGTTCTACTATTGCTGGAAGCATCGATTTAAAAAGAAAAAGCACAACTTTTGGTCTTGCTAAAAAATGGAACGGAGCTTACCAAAGCGGTTTCGAATTTAATAACAAACAATTTTTCAATCTTGGAAATGTAGCTTATTCAGGTGAAAAATTTGTTGCTGAGGGAAGTATTTCGTATCGAAAAGCAGCTGATTATTATGACGGAAATGATGATGAAGTAAAACATTCGCAATATAAAAAGTTCAATACATCATTAGGTTTTGCTTATAAAACAAGTGATTTATCGGCAGTTAGATTAGATGCTATTTTTGATATGGCAAAAGATGTGGGATATCCAGCACTTCCAATGGATTTATCGCTTTCTCGTGCCTTAATTACATCTGCTTCATACAAACAATTATTTGAAGATGGTTTGGTAAAAGTGATTGATTCCAAAATTTATTTCAACGCGATCGAACATTATATGGATGATACAACACGTCCAGAAAATCTAGTTCACATGGATATGCCGGGCTGGAGTACGACTTATGGTTTGGTTTCGAAAGCCAATTTGAAAAAGAATAGTTATTCGTCTGAAATACAATTGAACGCCTACGATAATCTTTCGATTGCAGAAATGAGAATGTATCCGCAGGATAGAAGCAAAAGAACGATGTTTGCTTACAGTTGGCCTTGGGTTACCACTCGTTATGCAGGACTTTCGATGAATAACTCTTGGGAACTTTCGGAAAAAAGTCAGGTAAATTTAGGTGGTTCTTTGGGTGTGAATTACAATTACTCTAAATATGTCGAATTCAACTGGATTTTCCATCCGGGAGCACCTCAGGAAAAAACAAGATTTTTACCGAGTCTGCATGCTGGCTACAATTTGAATATTGATCAATTTAATTTTTCAGTCGGAACGGGTTACGGACATAGAGCGCCGTCTGTTTCTGAAGGCTATGGCTACTATATTTACAATAGTTTTGATCGCTACGATTATATCGGAAATCCTGATTTGAAAAATGAAATTTCGTATGAAGGAAATGCATCGGCAGGTTTCAAAAACGAAAGATTAAGCATTCAAGGAAAACTGAATTATTTCTACATAGAAAACTATATTATTGGTAGAATACTTAGTATGGGAAGTCCGATGAATTATCAATCGGTTGGAGTAAAAGGATATACTTCATTAGATTATGCCAAGCTTTTGAATATGTCGATTAATGCCAGTTATGATATTTTAGAACATTTACATTGGAACGGAACTTTGACTTATGCTCGTGGCATGGATAATAACGGCGGGAATCTGCCTTTTATTCGTCCGTTGAGTTATTTGACTTCACTTCATTTTATGCATAAAAATTTCGGAATCCAGACTTCTGTAAATGGCGATTTTGAACAGATCAATTATAGTCCAGAATATGGAGAGGATTTGACAGGAGCTTATGTAATCTGGAATCTTTCTGCGAATTATTCATTCAAAATAAATCAAATGAAGACCGTAGTTCAGGTCGGAGCAGAAAATTTATTAAATGAATACTACAGCACTTACGCCGACTGGGGAAATATTCCGAGAATGGGGCGTAATATTTTCACTTCTTTAAAATTCAATTTCTAA
- a CDS encoding MbnP family protein, giving the protein MQNLKKYFLLSLVSLGFVSCSSDDNNPVANNVTLEFNNTFKNTTIVLGNAASTSATANTSAAGQVHHFSELKYVISNIRLVKDNGDEVPYNVNDLDKGATVIDQAKTASLSYVLSNVPSATYKQIKFGLGIKAEQNTLDQVRFPNFYAAAGANDTAMMWEWGSGYRFTKIEGFYDADNKAMSIHTGSTVEGTAPNYTQGVNAYRDVTLNLTTNAVVGSVAPKIKIKADFDKLLSGKTNTITLSTGTGMNDNATPNVHTAAQMVKFVDNLGGNGSSDITGMFSVTAVEN; this is encoded by the coding sequence ATGCAAAATTTAAAAAAATACTTTTTATTATCCCTTGTTTCTTTGGGATTCGTATCGTGTTCAAGCGATGATAACAATCCAGTAGCGAATAATGTGACCTTAGAATTCAATAATACTTTCAAAAATACTACGATTGTTTTAGGGAATGCAGCTTCGACTTCGGCTACAGCCAATACTTCTGCAGCTGGGCAAGTACATCATTTTTCGGAACTAAAATATGTCATCAGTAATATTCGTCTGGTAAAAGATAACGGAGATGAAGTTCCATATAATGTAAACGATTTGGACAAAGGGGCAACAGTAATCGATCAGGCAAAAACAGCTTCTTTAAGTTATGTTTTAAGCAATGTACCTTCAGCAACTTACAAGCAGATTAAATTTGGTTTAGGGATCAAAGCAGAGCAAAATACTTTAGATCAGGTAAGATTTCCAAATTTCTATGCTGCGGCAGGTGCAAATGACACAGCGATGATGTGGGAATGGGGAAGTGGTTATCGTTTTACCAAAATTGAAGGTTTTTATGATGCAGATAATAAAGCAATGTCTATTCATACAGGCAGCACAGTCGAAGGAACTGCTCCAAACTATACACAAGGTGTTAATGCTTACAGAGATGTGACTTTAAACCTGACGACAAATGCAGTTGTGGGAAGTGTAGCTCCTAAAATCAAAATTAAAGCCGATTTTGACAAATTGTTAAGCGGTAAGACCAATACAATAACACTTTCTACAGGAACAGGAATGAACGATAATGCCACTCCAAACGTTCACACGGCAGCTCAAATGGTAAAATTTGTAGATAATTTGGGAGGAAACGGATCAAGCGATATAACAGGAATGTTTTCTGTGACTGCTGTAGAAAACTAA
- a CDS encoding cytochrome-c peroxidase has translation MKKILGFVIAILFLTSCNNEDSEMLAIDNPEIDLKIPADFPELNAFVSQNKPTQYGVELGEKLFSDKRFSADNTISCSSCHIQENAFTDQKTQAVGIEGRIGLRNTPSIQNLAFMKFYNWDGSKLQLETQPLVPIITHEEMDSSILEVIGKIKDDASYKDLFRKTFGDENITPDRIYKSIAQFEYTLISANSKYDKVKRKETSFSESELKGYQIFQQKCASCHAGELFTDKSFRNIGFPLNTDTNEAGRARVTGVSSDFMSFRVPTLRNIEYTAPYGSFGQFSTLKSVLDYFDDGVLDADNLDPIFKENGKKMPLTEEEKINLIAFMKTLSDTEFVKK, from the coding sequence ATGAAAAAAATACTAGGTTTCGTAATAGCAATATTGTTTCTGACTTCCTGTAATAACGAAGATTCGGAAATGCTGGCTATTGATAATCCTGAAATTGATTTAAAAATTCCGGCTGATTTTCCGGAACTGAATGCTTTTGTAAGTCAGAACAAACCCACTCAATATGGTGTAGAATTAGGAGAAAAATTGTTTTCAGACAAAAGATTCAGTGCAGATAATACGATATCCTGTTCCAGCTGTCATATTCAGGAAAATGCTTTTACAGATCAGAAAACACAAGCAGTTGGAATTGAAGGCAGAATCGGACTTCGTAATACACCTTCGATTCAGAATTTGGCTTTTATGAAATTCTACAATTGGGACGGAAGTAAATTACAGCTTGAAACACAGCCTTTAGTTCCTATTATCACACATGAAGAAATGGATTCTTCGATTTTGGAAGTAATTGGTAAAATTAAAGATGATGCATCATATAAAGACTTATTTAGAAAAACTTTTGGTGATGAAAACATTACTCCGGACAGAATTTACAAAAGCATCGCACAGTTTGAATACACACTGATTTCTGCCAACAGCAAATATGATAAAGTAAAACGAAAAGAAACCTCTTTTTCAGAAAGTGAATTAAAAGGCTATCAAATCTTTCAGCAGAAATGTGCGAGCTGCCATGCAGGAGAGTTATTTACGGATAAGAGTTTTAGAAATATTGGTTTTCCTTTAAATACGGATACTAATGAAGCGGGACGTGCTAGAGTAACAGGAGTTTCATCAGACTTTATGAGTTTTCGAGTTCCGACTTTAAGAAATATCGAATATACGGCTCCGTATGGAAGTTTTGGCCAGTTTTCAACTTTAAAATCTGTTTTAGATTATTTTGATGATGGTGTTTTAGATGCCGATAATTTGGATCCGATTTTTAAAGAAAATGGAAAAAAGATGCCACTCACAGAAGAAGAAAAGATAAATCTCATTGCATTTATGAAGACTTTGAGTGATACAGAATTTGTAAAAAAATAA
- a CDS encoding DUF1254 domain-containing protein: MKKIVLYHVLLLFVISACKKESEIKKDSNTPAVSNSEQYEFVGGYPTEATIKKAYDDADLTRAIQVYKFFYPTVSGEAIVKGNDSIKIKSNSSFGTLDTKPGQIGFTLNSDTPYGPIPIDLSKGPMVIDIPKGPLIVVAMDVNQRWVADMGIPGPDAGNGGKHLLLSPDYKGVVPASGYHVWKSSSNNLTVGIRSLPVGGDVKAAMDRIKTVKVYPLNKPTDWKEPDWLELSNKPQNTTPVAWENNIKYWENLNDVIQREPAFEGYRNYYGDLAVLGIKKGQAFKPDARMKEILEKAAKIANAQMRVQSFADRRPDRIVWKDRQWEWVALRFEDGDFNTTDYVDLDGRETWFYQAIGASPSMFRRKEGSGSLYWLGLKDNTGKYVDGGKNYKLTIPTPVPAKLFWSITIYDAETRSQVLTDQNKAALRSLFELKDKIGGKSIDLFFGPKAPAGKEGQWIKTLPNKGWFAYIRIYGPEAAAFNGTWKPGDFEEVK, encoded by the coding sequence ATGAAAAAAATAGTTTTATATCATGTTTTATTATTGTTTGTAATTAGCGCCTGTAAGAAAGAATCTGAAATAAAAAAAGATTCTAACACTCCTGCTGTTTCTAATTCAGAACAATATGAATTTGTTGGCGGTTATCCGACAGAAGCTACCATTAAAAAAGCTTATGATGATGCCGATCTTACTCGTGCTATACAAGTTTATAAATTTTTCTATCCAACGGTTTCAGGAGAAGCAATAGTAAAAGGAAATGACAGTATTAAAATAAAGTCTAACAGCTCATTTGGAACTTTGGATACAAAACCGGGGCAAATTGGATTTACATTAAATTCAGATACTCCTTATGGCCCTATACCAATTGATCTGTCAAAAGGGCCAATGGTCATTGATATCCCTAAAGGTCCACTGATTGTTGTTGCAATGGATGTTAACCAGCGTTGGGTAGCAGATATGGGGATTCCAGGACCTGATGCAGGAAATGGAGGAAAACATTTACTGCTTTCACCAGATTATAAAGGCGTTGTGCCTGCGTCTGGATATCATGTCTGGAAATCATCTTCAAATAATTTAACTGTTGGAATTCGTTCTCTTCCTGTTGGAGGAGATGTTAAAGCGGCCATGGATCGAATTAAAACAGTAAAAGTATATCCATTAAATAAACCAACAGATTGGAAAGAGCCAGATTGGCTGGAATTGAGCAATAAACCGCAAAATACAACACCCGTTGCTTGGGAAAATAACATCAAATATTGGGAAAATCTAAATGATGTAATACAGCGTGAGCCTGCTTTTGAAGGTTACAGAAATTACTATGGAGATCTTGCTGTATTGGGTATCAAAAAAGGACAGGCTTTTAAACCTGATGCGAGAATGAAAGAAATTCTTGAGAAAGCTGCAAAAATTGCCAATGCTCAAATGAGAGTACAATCGTTTGCCGATCGCCGTCCAGACCGAATTGTCTGGAAAGATCGCCAATGGGAATGGGTAGCACTTCGATTTGAGGATGGAGATTTTAACACTACTGACTATGTAGATCTCGACGGTCGTGAAACTTGGTTTTATCAGGCAATTGGGGCATCTCCTTCAATGTTTAGAAGAAAAGAAGGCTCAGGTTCATTATACTGGCTTGGACTTAAAGATAATACAGGAAAATATGTCGATGGAGGTAAAAATTATAAGTTGACTATTCCAACACCAGTTCCTGCCAAATTATTCTGGTCTATTACTATCTATGATGCAGAAACCCGCAGTCAAGTTCTTACAGATCAAAACAAAGCCGCTTTACGTTCACTATTTGAATTAAAAGATAAAATAGGTGGAAAAAGCATTGATTTGTTTTTTGGACCAAAAGCTCCTGCAGGTAAAGAAGGGCAATGGATAAAAACACTGCCAAACAAAGGTTGGTTTGCTTATATCCGTATATATGGACCAGAAGCTGCAGCTTTTAACGGTACTTGGAAACCAGGAGATTTTGAAGAAGTAAAATAA
- a CDS encoding arylsulfatase has product MKKNVLQLIFACLFCLSFIGLMNAQTKKKPNIIMVISDDTGWGDLGVYGGGVGRGMPTPNLDRMAKEGMQFWSFYGQPSCTPGRAAMITGRIPNRSGMTTVAFQGQGGGLPAAEWTLASVLKKANYKTYFSGKWHLGEADYAMPIAHGFDKMQNVVLYHLNAYTYCFPSWNPDMAPEISAFIKKSTKGILEGEAGKPARDTGPVTEENIAELDINMVDNNLKQLDEYGKSKDPFFMCINFAKNHQPNLPSKQFAGKSPAKSKYGDAVVEMDYNVGRIMDKIRSLGIADNTIVIYTVDNGAWQDVHPDAGYTPFRGSKGTDREGGSRVPAIAWWPGQIEAGSVSHDIVGGLDLMATFAALAGVELPKNDREGKSMVFDSYDMSNVLFKKGKPLRDRWFYFTENELSPGAVRIGKWKAVFNTRGDNGAQAGSDTPGQQLGWRGDQTYIATVPAVYDLWQDPQERYDLFMNSFTEKTWTMVVFDQVIMELMKTYAATPPRPQQSGSYGGPMEIGRYRTIEQAKQLLNSKELSLPPLSVDPKQ; this is encoded by the coding sequence ATGAAAAAAAATGTCTTACAATTAATTTTTGCGTGTTTGTTTTGCCTCAGTTTTATTGGCTTAATGAATGCCCAAACAAAGAAGAAACCAAATATCATTATGGTAATCTCAGATGATACAGGATGGGGAGATTTAGGCGTATACGGCGGTGGCGTAGGTCGTGGAATGCCAACTCCAAACTTAGATCGAATGGCCAAAGAAGGAATGCAGTTCTGGTCTTTTTATGGACAGCCAAGCTGTACGCCGGGAAGAGCCGCCATGATTACAGGAAGAATTCCAAATCGAAGCGGAATGACAACAGTTGCTTTTCAAGGGCAAGGTGGCGGACTTCCAGCTGCTGAATGGACTTTGGCTTCTGTACTAAAAAAAGCAAATTACAAAACCTATTTTTCGGGAAAATGGCATTTAGGAGAAGCAGATTATGCCATGCCGATTGCGCATGGTTTTGATAAAATGCAGAATGTTGTTCTCTATCATTTAAATGCTTACACTTATTGTTTTCCTTCGTGGAATCCAGATATGGCTCCAGAAATATCTGCTTTTATCAAGAAATCTACTAAAGGAATTTTAGAAGGTGAAGCTGGGAAACCAGCACGTGACACAGGTCCAGTTACAGAAGAAAATATTGCGGAGCTGGATATCAATATGGTGGATAATAATTTAAAACAGCTTGATGAATATGGTAAATCAAAAGATCCGTTTTTTATGTGCATCAATTTTGCTAAAAACCATCAGCCAAATCTACCATCCAAACAATTTGCAGGGAAATCACCAGCAAAAAGTAAATATGGTGATGCCGTTGTAGAAATGGATTATAATGTAGGCCGCATTATGGATAAAATTCGCTCACTTGGAATTGCAGATAATACAATCGTGATTTATACTGTAGATAATGGAGCTTGGCAAGATGTGCATCCAGATGCGGGATATACGCCTTTTAGAGGTTCTAAAGGAACGGATAGAGAAGGAGGAAGCCGAGTTCCTGCTATTGCTTGGTGGCCAGGACAAATTGAAGCAGGAAGCGTAAGCCATGATATTGTAGGTGGTTTAGACTTAATGGCAACATTTGCAGCTCTTGCAGGTGTAGAATTGCCTAAAAATGATAGGGAAGGAAAATCTATGGTTTTTGACAGCTACGATATGTCGAATGTTTTATTCAAAAAAGGAAAACCACTTCGTGACAGATGGTTTTATTTTACAGAAAATGAACTGTCTCCTGGGGCAGTACGCATAGGAAAATGGAAAGCGGTATTTAATACAAGAGGCGATAACGGAGCACAGGCAGGAAGCGATACTCCTGGACAGCAATTGGGCTGGAGAGGTGATCAGACTTATATAGCAACGGTTCCCGCAGTATATGATTTATGGCAGGATCCGCAGGAACGCTATGATCTTTTCATGAATAGTTTTACAGAAAAAACATGGACGATGGTTGTTTTCGATCAAGTTATTATGGAACTTATGAAAACTTATGCTGCAACTCCTCCAAGACCACAGCAAAGTGGTTCTTATGGCGGACCAATGGAAATTGGAAGATATAGAACTATCGAGCAGGCGAAACAATTACTGAATAGTAAAGAATTATCTCTGCCTCCTTTGAGTGTCGATCCTAAACAATAG
- a CDS encoding class I SAM-dependent methyltransferase: MSDKSQLLSSIFRHLDGLVTAPVAIALKKKSVLEFILEKKQLSLSELTNAFKANEGYLNIGLRLLASQGFLEYKVNNQTQEITIGVNEKTKTAFSLFYLYEDVVDLLKLSTQFHPRQFDDKPFEKLDLIFEKYKKGYGITLSNDSLTNEIQNQILKHIEGYLIGPTIVRLAMNGMFHKYFMETSFRPEEFHKSPENFKKILDFFVHLGWFLEKNGNYQFTEAGLYFAKRASAYGVTVSYLPTFAKMDDLLFGNPDILQTAEDETEIHVDREMNVWGSGGAHDTYFKVVDEILIKLFNLPIEEQPKGILDMGCGNGAFLQHVFEVIDRQTLRGKMLDEYPLFLVGADYNQTALKVTRANLIKADIWAKVIWGDIGRPDILSKDLKENYNIDLKDLLNVRTFLDHNRIWTEPEIINQDRISSSSGAFASKGKRISNNLVEDNLLEHLKKWSPYVHKFGLLLIELHTINPKLTAENLGKTAATAYDATHGFSDQYIVEIDVFNKIAAEAGLFPDQSVFKRFPDADTATVSINLLRGN, from the coding sequence ATGAGCGATAAATCACAACTTTTAAGTTCTATTTTCAGGCATCTTGACGGCTTAGTTACTGCTCCAGTTGCAATAGCGCTTAAGAAAAAATCAGTTTTAGAGTTTATTTTAGAGAAAAAACAGCTTTCATTATCAGAACTTACAAATGCTTTCAAAGCCAACGAAGGCTATCTGAATATTGGTTTGCGACTTTTGGCTTCACAGGGTTTTCTGGAATATAAAGTCAATAATCAAACACAGGAAATTACAATTGGGGTAAACGAGAAAACCAAAACGGCTTTTTCGTTATTCTATCTATACGAAGATGTGGTAGATTTACTGAAATTATCCACGCAGTTTCATCCGAGACAATTTGATGATAAACCTTTTGAAAAACTCGATCTTATTTTTGAAAAATATAAAAAGGGATACGGAATTACACTTTCAAATGATTCTTTGACTAATGAAATTCAGAATCAGATTTTAAAACATATTGAAGGCTATTTAATTGGCCCAACCATTGTTCGTCTGGCGATGAACGGAATGTTTCATAAATACTTTATGGAAACTTCTTTCCGTCCGGAAGAGTTTCATAAATCGCCCGAAAACTTTAAAAAGATTTTAGACTTTTTTGTTCATTTGGGATGGTTTTTAGAAAAAAATGGCAATTACCAGTTTACTGAAGCAGGTTTGTATTTTGCCAAAAGAGCCAGCGCTTATGGTGTTACCGTTTCCTATCTTCCGACATTTGCTAAAATGGACGATTTGCTTTTTGGTAATCCTGATATCTTACAAACTGCTGAAGACGAAACAGAAATTCACGTGGATCGCGAAATGAATGTTTGGGGAAGCGGAGGTGCTCACGATACGTATTTCAAAGTAGTAGACGAAATTCTCATCAAACTTTTTAATCTCCCAATTGAAGAACAACCCAAAGGAATTCTAGATATGGGATGTGGGAACGGTGCTTTTTTACAGCATGTTTTTGAAGTAATCGACCGACAAACTTTGCGAGGTAAAATGCTCGATGAATATCCATTATTTCTAGTTGGTGCCGATTATAACCAAACTGCACTAAAAGTTACAAGAGCCAATCTTATCAAAGCAGATATTTGGGCAAAAGTAATTTGGGGGGATATTGGAAGACCAGATATTTTATCAAAGGATTTAAAAGAAAATTACAATATCGATTTAAAAGACCTTTTGAACGTCAGAACATTTCTAGATCACAATCGAATTTGGACAGAACCTGAAATTATTAACCAAGACAGAATCAGTAGTTCTAGTGGCGCTTTTGCATCAAAAGGAAAAAGAATCAGCAACAATTTGGTTGAGGATAATCTTTTAGAACATTTGAAAAAATGGTCACCTTATGTTCATAAATTTGGTTTACTCTTAATAGAACTGCATACCATAAATCCAAAACTAACTGCTGAAAATTTAGGAAAAACTGCCGCTACGGCTTACGATGCTACTCATGGTTTTTCGGATCAATATATTGTTGAGATTGATGTATTCAACAAAATTGCTGCAGAAGCTGGATTGTTTCCCGATCAATCGGTTTTTAAACGATTTCCAGATGCGGATACTGCAACGGTCAGCATTAATTTATTGAGAGGTAATTAA